A stretch of Bradyrhizobium sp. AZCC 2262 DNA encodes these proteins:
- a CDS encoding acyl-CoA dehydrogenase family protein, with product MDFDLSGRSEAWLEKLQAFFDQEVLPRHRVWLAHVAKGEAAPFMGDLQRKARAAGLWNLGLPELADDEPGTRLSNLEYAPLAEIMGRLFWAPEIFNCQAPDVPNMIALQNCATPEQKARWLQPLLEAKTRSAFGMTEPDVASSDATNIATRMVRDGDDYVINGRKWFITGAAHPRCSFLIVMGVTDPGADRTGRHSCIIVPMDMPGVRLVRRLRWMGCEDHVAPIGELTFDDVRVPRSNLLGAEGEGFKVAQIRLGPARIHHCMRSIGLCELLIELMMVRSSERSAFGRTVIQYDTVQRWIAESRVELEQARLLAYRCAWRLDQAGHQGAWRDVSLIKVAVPAMLQRIADHAMQVFGAMGGSDDTPIHQALAWGRLLRIGDGPDEVHLRQIFRMEPMPSWSIANSPYLSAHPS from the coding sequence ATGGATTTCGATCTTTCCGGTCGGTCGGAAGCATGGCTGGAGAAGCTGCAGGCCTTCTTCGATCAGGAAGTGCTGCCGCGCCACCGCGTCTGGCTTGCTCACGTCGCCAAGGGCGAGGCCGCGCCCTTCATGGGCGACCTTCAACGAAAAGCGCGGGCAGCGGGGCTGTGGAATCTTGGCCTTCCCGAACTGGCTGATGACGAGCCCGGCACCCGGCTTTCCAATCTCGAATATGCGCCGCTGGCGGAAATCATGGGCCGGCTGTTCTGGGCGCCGGAGATCTTCAACTGTCAGGCGCCCGACGTGCCCAACATGATCGCGCTGCAGAATTGCGCGACGCCTGAACAGAAGGCGCGCTGGCTGCAGCCGCTGTTGGAAGCAAAAACCCGCTCGGCCTTCGGCATGACCGAACCGGACGTGGCTTCATCCGATGCCACCAACATCGCCACGCGCATGGTCCGCGACGGCGACGACTACGTCATCAACGGACGGAAATGGTTCATCACCGGCGCGGCGCATCCGCGATGCAGTTTTCTGATCGTGATGGGCGTGACCGATCCCGGTGCGGACCGCACCGGCCGCCATTCCTGCATCATCGTGCCGATGGATATGCCGGGCGTTCGTCTGGTGCGTCGGCTGCGCTGGATGGGATGTGAGGATCATGTCGCCCCGATCGGCGAGCTTACGTTCGATGATGTGCGCGTGCCCCGTTCGAATCTGCTCGGCGCCGAGGGCGAGGGCTTCAAGGTCGCGCAAATTCGGCTGGGGCCGGCGCGCATCCATCATTGCATGCGCTCGATCGGGCTCTGCGAGCTCTTGATCGAACTGATGATGGTGCGTTCGTCGGAGCGCTCCGCCTTCGGCCGCACCGTGATCCAGTACGACACCGTGCAGCGCTGGATCGCCGAATCCCGGGTCGAGCTCGAACAGGCACGGTTGCTCGCCTATCGCTGCGCGTGGCGGCTCGATCAGGCCGGCCATCAGGGCGCCTGGCGTGACGTCTCGCTGATCAAGGTCGCGGTGCCGGCGATGCTGCAACGGATCGCTGACCATGCCATGCAGGTATTCGGCGCGATGGGCGGCTCCGACGATACACCGATCCATCAGGCGCTGGCCTGGGGCCGCCTGCTGCGTATCGGCGACGGCCCCGACGAAGTACATCTGCGGCAGATCTTTCGCATGGAGCCGATGCCGTCCTGGTCGATTGCAAACTCGCCGTATCTGTCCGCACATCCGTCCTGA
- a CDS encoding IclR family transcriptional regulator, with translation MATLSTADPSARPRTPEDHADPAFATTLAHGLDVLAAFRNRSGSLSNADLALHTGLSRPTVSRLTYTLAQLGYLKRDAKGRFQLGLGILAAAYPVLSALKVRQLARPLMRDFAAYTGGTVSIAMPFGLDFIYVETLRTTDAVTHLPDVGFASSLAPTAVGRALLSLFTSEELDTYVANVKAERPEEADYVQARTLPDVELCRERGFAISLGEWRREIFGVAAPLYRTASGDCLSVNCGIPSFRFNAEQIERECGPRMLGLARSIRSLAAND, from the coding sequence ATGGCAACCCTTTCCACCGCCGATCCTTCCGCCCGGCCCCGAACGCCGGAAGACCACGCCGATCCCGCCTTCGCAACCACGCTGGCGCACGGGCTCGACGTGCTGGCGGCTTTCCGCAACCGCAGCGGCTCGCTGTCCAACGCCGACCTCGCGCTGCATACCGGCCTGTCGCGGCCGACGGTGTCGCGGCTGACCTACACGCTGGCGCAACTCGGCTATCTCAAGCGCGATGCCAAAGGACGCTTCCAGCTCGGGCTCGGCATTCTGGCCGCCGCCTATCCGGTGCTGTCGGCGCTAAAAGTCCGGCAACTGGCGCGTCCCCTGATGCGCGATTTCGCCGCCTACACCGGCGGCACGGTTTCCATCGCGATGCCATTCGGGCTCGACTTCATCTATGTCGAGACGCTGCGCACCACCGACGCCGTGACACATTTGCCGGATGTCGGCTTTGCGAGTTCGCTGGCGCCGACCGCGGTCGGCCGCGCGCTGCTGTCGCTGTTCACCAGCGAAGAGCTCGACACCTATGTGGCGAACGTGAAAGCCGAACGGCCGGAAGAAGCCGACTATGTGCAAGCGCGGACGCTGCCGGATGTCGAGCTTTGCAGGGAGCGCGGCTTTGCGATTTCGCTCGGCGAATGGCGGCGCGAAATTTTTGGCGTTGCCGCACCGCTGTACCGCACGGCGTCGGGCGACTGCCTTTCCGTCAATTGCGGCATCCCCTCGTTTCGCTTCAACGCCGAACAGATCGAGCGTGAATGCGGGCCCCGCATGCTGGGGCTGGCGCGCAGCATCCGCTCGCTGGCGGCCAACGACTGA